A window of the Vanessa cardui chromosome 25, ilVanCard2.1, whole genome shotgun sequence genome harbors these coding sequences:
- the LOC124540367 gene encoding dual specificity protein phosphatase CDC14A-like, which yields MDENDVIISSTEIIKDRLYFATLKTGYKPKPTRNSKYFHIEDDIVYENFYFDFGPYHLCHLYQFCNRLNEELEKNPKKKIVFYTSNNETLRLNAAYLIGSYQIIYLGGSPAAVYKQLTEGSWSLLSFRDASGGPPLFDISLLDVLHGMKVAHDAKFFDFEHFDAEQYLFYEKVENGDLNWIVPAKMLAFSGPHHRSRLDRGYPLHSPEHYHEYFKKHNVTTIVRLNKKSYDAKQFTTHGFEHRELFFVDGSVPSDLIVNRFIRIAEAAKGAVAVHCKAGLGRTGTLIACYMMKHHGFTAREAIAWLRVCRPGSVIGHQQWFLENIQPRMHALGEAYRRRLNITSFPVFTRGIYSDLPPEPVKAIEDKPVSLQSILNNRNANKLDNANVLNANETDSENNVTSVIGKYKTTATPMLPTKTVFTPKLNYMMPTNNIRNANNTNLKPQPRILNASLKSHYASKTSTFPPTRSANSQAKLTGVKPPFTGKNSFHGQRANLARPTLAYSHTGSPVKTFTRKAMSVSKITTNDSAVVTTLTNVTSTLSALTENCHLNGKNRLPSEPNLKNAAQVKTTANNVTVRKKLIVRSNSISRKKLPKSHTKNGLEASQDLSSSDTNITNISADSLDTPFRFRRKRDKSKTPEPMDCISNSVITADVTPDNYEETGNSQGNKLYKIKALRKKCPAFGVSLLKKDGIQTRSSSCASSSTVKKK from the exons ATAGATTGTACTTCGCAACACTGAAAACGGGATACAAGCCCAAACCAACACGCAACAGCAAATATTTCCACATAGAAGATGACATTGTATACGAGAACTTTTACTTCGACTTCGGTCCCTACCACCTCTGCCACCTTTATCAGTTCTGCAATCGTCTCAATGAGGAGTTGGAGAAGAATCCGAAGAAGAAGATTGTGTTTTACACCAGCAACAATGAGACTCTTCGACTCAACGCAGCTTACCTCATCGGAAGTTATCAG atAATATACTTGGGCGGATCCCCGGCCGCGGTGTACAAGCAGCTTACCGAAGGTTCGTGGTCGCTTCTCAGCTTCCGAGACGCGTCAGGCGGACCTCCTCTCTTTGACATATCGTTGTTGGACGTGTTGCACGGAATGAAAGTCGCTCACGACGCTAAATTCTTCGACTTCGAACATTTTGATGCTGAACAGTATTTGTTTTATGAG AAAGTTGAAAATGGCGATCTCAATTGGATAGTTCCAGCTAAAATGCTGGCGTTTTCCGGACCTCATCATAGATCTCGTCTCGATCGCGGTTACCCCCTCCACAGCCCAGAGCACTACCAcgaatactttaaaaaacataacGTGACGACTATTGTTAGACTCAATAAGAAATCATACGATGCTAAGCAATTTACCACCCATGGTTTCGAACACAGAGAGTTATTCTTCGTCGATGGCTCGGTACCGTCTGATCTGATAGTGAACCGGTTCATTCGAATCGCCGAAGCAGCTAAGGGAGCAGTCGCCGTACACTGTAAAG CTGGTCTTGGCAGAACTGGCACACTGATCGCCTGCTACATGATGAAGCATCACGGATTCACAGCTCGGGAAGCTATCGCGTGGCTCAGGGTGTGTCGGCCTGGATCAGTTATTGGACACCAGCAGTGGTTTTTGGAGAA TATTCAGCCGCGAATGCACGCCCTGGGCGAGGCGTATCGTCGTCGACTCAACATCACGTCGTTTCCGGTGTTCACTCGCGGCATTTACAGCGACCTGCCGCCCGAGCCCGTCAAGGCTATCGAGGACAAACCCGTCTCATTACAGTCCATTCTGAACAACAGAAACGctaataag TTGGATAACGCGAACGTTCTAAACGCCAACGAAACGGACTCAGAAAATAACGTGACATCGGTGATCGGTAAATATAAGACAACCGCCACGCCAATGCTGCCCACAAAGACCGTATTCACGCCCAAACTGAACTACATGATGCCGACAAACAACATCAGAAATGCCAACAATACCAACCTAAAGCCCCAACCGAGAATATTAAACGCTTCGCTCAAGTCCCACTATGCGTCGAAGACGTCGACATTCCCGCCAACAAGAAGTGCCAATTCACAAGCGAAACTGACGGGAGTCAAGCCCCCTTTCACAGGTAAGAACAGCTTCCACGGCCAACGCGCCAATCTGGCCAGACCCACACTCGCCTACTCGCACACCGGTAGCCCCGTCAAGACCTTCACGCGGAAGGCCATGTCCGTCTCCAAGATCACGACCAACGACTCCGCAGTGGTGACCACGCTCACCAATGTCACGTCCACCTTGTCAGCTTTGACTGAAAACTGTCATTTGAACGGGAAGAATCGTCTACCGTCAGAACCGAATCTGAAGAACGCAGCTCAAGTAAAAACGACAGCCAACAACGTGACAGTTAGAAAAAAGTTAATAGTGAGGTCGAATTCAATCTCACGCAAGAAGCTTCCGAAGAGTCATACAAAAAATGGCCTCGAGGCGTCACAGGACCTCTCGTCGAGCGATACGAATATAACCAATATATCCGCTGACTCCCTCGACACGCCGTTCCGTTTCAGACGGAAAAGGGACAAATCGAAGACTCCCGAGCCGATGGACTGCATATCCAATTCGGTGATAACGGCCGACGTAACGCCCGACAACTACGAGGAGACAGGCAACTCTCAAGGGAACAAGTTGTACAAGATCAAAGCGTTGCGGAAAAAGTGTCCCGCGTTCGGAGTCAGCTTGCTCAAAAAGGACGGCATACAGACCCGGTCGAGTAGTTGTGCGAGTAGCTCGACCGTCAAGAAGAAATGA